From a region of the Haematobia irritans isolate KBUSLIRL chromosome 4, ASM5000362v1, whole genome shotgun sequence genome:
- the LOC142237242 gene encoding uncharacterized protein LOC142237242 — MAQKTQTWPIKKIQFKLSTCCFYIFIIIFFGHQSFANDTLESTAAVNETLPGDNTTQPKPIAEALVRYRRQPSRTIIKHIVRPKRLKVKRIKRPKIKYHFAEPPPSWYYRKAKPSTLSYKPTFETSIFEDFSHLNLEAANFDLPPSSYEAQSMDLDLYKTPEHELEVSHHHGDSEKPTYSFGHPSEVDYKETLKISSDSYTPTKVEGRQPHTKYGIPTDYSYSTGYEKPQHTGNSYSYDITEDQLAGKPYESSHEGHEYPSSLYPVSSSYETSPGSGHQISTYEAGYPQLGDEKPSSYSVSDEAQDIDHGFTFKQEEQTSSHGGHGAIQHSSHSGNQGYSYHPPAQDVVQSFPSYSYHQPSAHKPTTIEEEPSLSYSKPAKKESHSPPRPHQPSQHPRIPATKYGVPDTNLPLGDYNKYSVVDQQSPPSSSYNQNKHNFAEPPEDSHKPAIEITFSPSYEINIPPSHATGGHYHDEHEESEGHPGQQYEHPHPNNYQLGSDSHQPAKYEPAPAQDLPIDQHHKHPTYDYPKSSYEVPIYDPVPFDSSSKEDQELYPPQPFNNNVGWQETSHTDYTAESNNVPPPQAPQEIMNSQHQLELEEMPPGDVHSAGTRYEEQSTIPSRPQRTRKRKRTKGSTTSGPTLPTTKHILDVPELEEAFENEKNKYDTADADFNESQKVVKVKHGPWNPMRLRTTSTTSVTTPSTTLATTLQEQTRPLRNRYHNRKRPTTISTTTTTNEPSSSSSIDPGRSNHIANVEIVSIEKSRSKTYYDGILSTPKIYNTNFHRNRYKTTGKVVTPTIPPQLNHKDSSNMERFTKRTTTNVFDTTVFKSPLTDRDRDVYRTLPKNHKLF; from the exons ATGGCCCAGAAAACCCAAACATGGCccataaagaaaatacaatttaaacttTCCACTTgttgtttttacatttttataata attttttttggccacCAGAGTTTTGCCAATGATACACTAGAATCCACCGCGGCTGTTAATGAAACTTTACCTGGGGATAATACAACACAACCAAAACCTATAGCAGAGGCTTTGGTGCGCTATCGAAGACAACCATCACGCACTATTATCAAACATATCGTTAGACCCAAACGGCTAAAGGTGAAACGAATAAAAAGACCTAAAATTAAATATCATTTTGCAGAACCACCACCATCGTGGTATTATCGCAAAGCTAAACCATCAACACTCAGTTATAAGCCCACCTTTGAGACCTCAATATTTGAAGACTTTTCACATCTGAATTTGGAGGCGGCAAATTTCGATTTACCACCATCGAGTTATGAGGCACAAAGTATGGATTTAGATCTTTATAAAACGCCTGAACATGAATTAGAGGTTTCTCATCATCATGGCGATTCGGAAAAGCCAACGTACTCATTTGGTCATCCTTCAGAAGTCGATTATAAAGAAACCTTGAAGATCTCTTCGGATTCTTATACACCAACGAAGGTAGAAGGTAGACAGCCGCATACTAAATATGGAATTCCAACGGATTATTCCTATAGTACGGGCTATGAGAAACCCCAGCACACTGGCAATAGTTATTCTTATGATATCACAGAAGATCAATTAGCTGGGAAACCATATGAGAGTTCTCATGAAGGTCATGAATATCCATCATCCTTATATCCTGTGAGTTCGAGTTATGAAACATCGCCGGGTAGTGGACATCAAATATCTACGTATGAAGCTGGCTATCCTCAGCTAGGGGATGAAAAACCCTCATCATATTCTGTCAGTGATGAAGCACAGGATATTGatcatggatttacatttaagcAGGAAGAACAAACATCTTCCCATGGCGGGCATGGGGCCATACAGCATTCATCACATAGTGGAAACCAGGGCTATTCCTATCATCCACCTGCTCAGGATGTTGTCCAGAGTTTTCCTTCATATTCATACCACCAGCCTTCAGCTCATAAACCCACTACAATAGAGGAAGAACCATCATTGTCATATTCTAAACCAGCGAAAAAGGAATCCCATTCCCCTCCCAGACCTCATCAACCATCACAACATCCTCGTATACCGGCCACCAAATATGGTGTACCTGATACGAACTTACCTTTAGGTGACTACAACAAATATTCTGTGGTGGATCAGCAATCCCCTCCTTCATCGTCCTATAATCAAAATAAACATAATTTTGCCGAACCTCCAGAGGACTCCCATAAGCCTGCCATAGAGATAACCTTCTCACCAtcatatgaaattaatatacccccctcacATGCCACAGGTGGGCATTACCATGACGAACACGAGGAATCCGAAGGACATCCTGGGCAACAATATGAACACCCACACCCAAATAACTATCAATTGGGTTCTGATAGTCATCAACCAGCCAAATATGAACCTGCTCCCGCCCAAGATTTGCCCATAGACCAGCATCACAAACATCCCACCTATGATTATCCAAAGAGTAGTTATGAAGTACCCATATATGATCCCGTACCATTTGACTCGTCGTCCAAGGAAGACCAGGAGCTATATCCACCCCAACCTTTTAATAATAATGTCGGATGGCAAGAAACATCCCATACCGACTACACAGCTGAGTCAAATAATGTGCCACCACCCCAAGCACCTCAGGAAATAATGAATTCACAGCATCAATTAGAATTAGAAGAAATGCCACCAGGTGATGTACATTCGGCCGGTACTCGATATGAAGAACAATCAACCATTCCCAGCAGACCTCAACGAACTCGCAAGCGTAAACGTACGAAAGGTTCAACGACCTCTGGACCCACATTGCCAACTACTAAACATATTTTAGATGTACCCGAGTTGGAAGAGGcttttgaaaatgaaaaaaataaatacgatactgccGATGCTGATTTCAATGAATCACAAAAGGTGGTAAAAGTCAAACATGGTCCTTGGAATCCAATGAGATTGAGGACAACCAGTACCACCAGTGTTACCACACCATCGACCACATTGGCCACTACACTACAAGAACAAACGAGGCCCCTAAGAAATCGATATCACAATAGAAAACGTCCCACAACCATTTCGACTACTACCACAACCAATGAACCATCTTCGTCATCATCAATCGATCCAGGGCGATCCAATCATATAGCCAATGTAGAAATTGTCTCCATAGAGAAATCACGTTCGAAAACCTATTATGATGGCATTTTATCGACACCGAAAATTTACAATacaaatttccataggaatCGTTATAAAACAACTGGCAAGGTCGTCACCCCTACAATCCCACCACAATTGAATCATAAAGATTCATCGAATATGGAGAGGTTTACAAAACGTACCACCACAAATGTGTTCGACACCACCGTATTCAAGAGTCCTCTAACCGATAGAGATAGAGATGTCTATCGAACTTTACCCAAAAAtcataaattattttga